The Synechococcus sp. MVIR-18-1 region GCCTTGCTTTTGAAACTTCAAGGCGACTGATCGGCGCGACAGGCCTTTGCTCCCTTTAGGCTCCACGCTTGCAATGACTGACCCGATGCAAGTTCTGGTGGTTGGTGGGACAGGAACGCTTGGCCGTCAAATCGCAAAACAAGCGATTGATGCTGGCCATAAAGTGCGTTGCGTAGTGCGCTCACCTCGAAAGGCAGCCTTCTTACAGGAGTGGGGTTGTGAGCTCACTCGAGGCGACCTTCTTGAGCCGGCCAGTCTTGATTACGCACTCGATGGCATTGATGCGGTCATTGATGCCGCTACCAGCCGGCCAACGGATCCCAACAGCATTTATGTCACTGATTGGGAAGGAAAGCTCAACCTGCTCAGGGCTTGTGAGAAAGCCGATGTGAAGCGGTTCGTGTTTCTCTCCCTCTTGGGTGCTTCTAATCACCGCAATGTCCCTTTGATGGACATCAAGCACTGCACCGAGCGCTTGCTGGAAGAGTCAGATCTTGACTACACAATCCTGCAAGGAGCGGCGTTCATGCAGGGCGTGATCAGTCAATTTGCTATTCCAATTTTGGAAAGCCAAACGGTCTGGGTGAGTGGTAGTCCAACCCCGATCGCTTATATGAACACGCAAGACATGGCTCGTTTTGCTGTTGCGGCCGTTGATCATCCAGAAACGATTCGTTGTTCTTACCCCGTCGTTGGTCCCAAAGCCTGGAACACCGGAGAAGTGATTCAACTCTGTGAGTTGGCGAGTTCTCGCTCGGCAAGGGTGTTTCGCGTGCCTGGAGCCTTGCTCAATCTGATGCAAGGCATCTGTTCGTTCTTTGAACCAGCCGTGAATGTGGCAGAGCGCCTTGCTTTTGCTGAAGTCACAGGTGGTGGTGGCTCCCTTGATGCACCGATGGAGGCCAGTTATCGCGCCTTCGGCTTAGAGCTCGATCAAACCACGCAGATGGAGACCTACATCCGTGAGTACTACGACACGATTTTGAAGCGCCTCAGGGATATGGAGGCCGATCTCGACAAGAACGCCAAGAAAAAGCTGCCCTTCTAAGCGCATTGACCCAAGAGTGGTGTGTTTGTACTATCCACTCGCTAGGATTGATTAGTTTTTGGATCGTCACCATGTCTGTCGCCCAAGTTAAAAATCTTCAGCGACGGCTCGACAATCTCGCCCGGGAAGCAGAAACCGAGCTCAACCGAGCCTGTGGTCATGAGCTTTGGCAAAGCGTTGGTTTTGATGCCTTTGATGGCATTGAAGATGTCGATCGCCGTGCCAGCGCCAATTACTACTACGGGCAATGGCAAACCGTTCGTGAACTTCAGGATGTCCTGAGTTAAGGGCGATACCTCGTTGGGGCTAAGCCCTGTTCAGAATGTAGGCACTCCTGCGCTGTTGCCGATGTCGTCTTGTTGCGGTCCCACTCCGTCTTCACTGGATCCGTCTTCACTGGATCAAACGCAGGCGGTAGAGGACCGGTACGGCGCTGCAGCAGCGGAACAAGAAGCTTGCCTCTGCACTCCAGTGGCGTTTGATCCCTCCTTGCTGAAACCTATCCCCAAAGACGTGGTGGAAAGGGATTACGGCTGTGGCGACCCCACCCGTTGGGTGCGGTTTGGAGATGCGGTGTTGGACCTCGGTAGTGGAAGCGGAAAGAATGCCTTTATTTGTGCTCAGGTGGTTGGGGCAACAGGCCAAGTGATTGGTGTTGACCGCAATGCGGACATGTTGGCCCTCTCGCGTTCTGCTGCACCCGTGGTGGCAGAGCGAATTGGTTACGCCAATGTTGGCTTTCTTGAGGGTGCGATTGAGGCCCTTGATGCCACCAATGCTCAGGGAGAGCCCTTGGTGGCTGATTCCAGTATTGATGTGGTGCTCAGCAACTGCGTACTGAATCTGGTGAATCCATCCGCGCGTCAGCAGCTGTTGCAGAACATTCGGCGCGTGCTTCGCCCTGCTGGGCGCGTTGCCATCAGCGACATCGTGTGTGATCGTCCGGTGCCGATGGCTCTTCAGCAGGACGCCGAGCTTTGGAGTGGCTGCATCAGCGGGGCCTGGTTAGAGGAGGCTTTTCTGGAGGATTTCCGAGCGCTGGGGTTCGAGCAGGTTCAGTACGCCGAACGCTCTGAAACGCCCTGGAGAGTTGTTGAGGGCATTGAATTTCGCGCGGTCACCCTCACCGGTGCGCTGCCGAACGGCTAAGCAGCCGCTGCAGGCGCTGTTCTTCAGCGCCGGTGACCTCTCGCCACATTCCTGGGCTGAGGCCTTTGAGGCTCAATGTTGTGTCTCCATCCATCAAGTCGATGGAGTGACGAATCAGCCTGAGGGTGGGAAGACCCACAGCTGCGGTCATCCGCCTGACTTGGCGGTTGCGACCTTCGCGAAGTTCAAGACAAAGCCAGCAGGTTGGAATCGAGCGACGCTCCCGAATCGGTGGATTGCGATCACCGATCGTTTGTTTCTCGTGATCAGACAGGAGCCTTGCTTTGGCAGGCCGGGTTAAGTGCCCTTGAATCATCACTCCCTGCTGGAGTTGATCCAGTTGGCTGTCGTTTGCGCAACCTTCTACTTGAACCCAATACTGTCGCCAATGCCCAAAGCGAGGATCGGTGAGGCGTTGTTGTAGCCGACCGTTATCGGTGAGCAACAACAAGCCTTCACTGTCGGCATCAAGGCGCCCTGCAGCGTAAACATTCGGAATGGGGACCCACTCAGCTAGGCATCCCCAGCGGCTCTGAGGTTCAGGTGTGAACTGGCTCAGAACCCCAAAGGGCTTATGCAGCAGAAGGGTCAGTTGTGAGCTCCAAAGCAGAGCAGAAGTGCTTCTCCCCAGCTGGAAGCATTGTTGAGATGATCGTCATGAAGATGCTTCGTTTTCTCTGCTTGCATCTTCATGAGTGTGGCTTGGTTGAAGACATGTCCCTGTTCAGAGGCAAGATTCACAACGTGGGCCGGAGTGGCTGCCTGGCGAACCTGTTCCCGCAACTGAGAATCGGATTGAACCAGAGATGTGAAAGCAATCAGAGCTGATTCAGACACAGAAACACAGCAGAACTTGCAAACAAGCTAGTTCGCATTCTGTCTGTTACGCCAGAGATTCACCGCGCCGATAGAAATAAGCAACAGGCCAAGGTCGAGGGAAAGCGGTGGGAGCATCAAATGGCTGTTAGGAGCAGTTCAGACCCTAAAGAGAGTGATGGCGCAGCGGTGGAATTGGGTTGGAGGTGGCCTCCTAAACTGAAGTCAATGACGACGTTGACCTTGGCGCATGATTGAGACCTCGGGTGTGATTGAAAAAGAGCAGGGGAACGGGTTTTACCTCGTAACCCTGGAGCAGCCCGCTGGTCACCAGTGCCTGTGCCGAGCCGCCGGAAAGCTCACGAAATTCCGCATCAAACTGCTCGCAGGCGACAAGGTTTTGGTGGAAATCAGCCCCTATGACTTAACCCGTGGCCGGATCACCTATCGCGAGCGCAATGCGGGTGCACCGGGTGGACGTCCAGGCGGGAATCGTCCTGGTGGCCCACGCCGCCGTTAAGTCAGGGATTCTTGAGTGATTGGCCCTTGAGAAGGGCCTCAATTGCACCCTTAAATTCACTGCGCTGTTTCACCCCGCGCCATTGCTGTTGCAGAGACTTGTCAAAAAACAGCTGAACAGTTGGGGTGCCATTAACGCCCGCCTGCTCGGCAATGTCTTGATCGGCTTCGATGTCAATTTCGATGCCTTGAGCCTGCCCATTCAGTTCTGACAGCACCCGTTTGAGCTGCGGCTTCAGCACATGACAGGGGCCGCAGCTTGGGGAGCTGTAAATCACAAGCAGGGGCTTGTTGCTGTCGTGATACAGCTTGCGGAGGGCATAACTGCCTTTTTGCCATTCAGCATTGGCGTCATAGGTGGCTTCCGTGGTTGCTTCTATGGCCTGTGGCGCCTTGGCTTTTTGAGGTTCAACCACCTCACGACTCACAAGCGTGGCCAAATCGTGATGGCTCAACCAGCGTTCTGCGGCAAGGGCCGCTTGGCAGCCACTGCCTGCGGCCGTGATTCCTTGGCGCCATTCCGCATCGGCGACGTCACCCGCTGCAAACACACCTTCCAAGGAGGTTTCTGGTCGGCCGGGTTGGGTGACGAGATAACCGCTGCGATCGCAATCGAGTTGGCCTTTCAACAGGTCTGTGTTGGGCGTGTGACCAATGGCATAAAACATCCCGCGCACGGCCAAGGTTTCCTCCTTGCCGCTGTCTCGGTTACGCAGTCGCAGGCCATTCATCCAGTCCGTTCCTTCAACGTCCACAACCTCCGTGTTCCAATGCACCGTGATTTGGGGATTGGCTTCAACGCGGTCAGCCATAGCCGCACTGGCGCGCAAGCGGTCTGAGCGCACCAAGAGGTGCACATGACTGCCGTACTTGGTGAGATAGACAGCTTCCTCGCAAGCAGAATCTCCTCCTCCCACTACGGCTAACTCCTCCTTGCGGAACTGAGGAGTGGCGCCATCACAAATGGCGCAAGCACTGATTCCCTGGCTCCAGAAGCGATCTTCATTGGGTAGGCCCAAGCGGTTTGCGCTAGCACCAGTGGCGATGATGATCGATTGGGTTTCGATCGTTTTGCCCTCCGCCTGAATCCTGTAAGGACGTTGGCTTAAGTCGATCACGTCAGCGTCGGCTTCGAGCAGGTGAGTACCCCAGCGCTCCGCCTGTGCCTTCATCAGATCCATCAGGTCGGGGCCTAGGACCCCATCAGGAAAGCCGGGAAAATTTTCCACATGGGTGGTCGTCATCAGTTGACCACCAGGGATCCCGCCGCGCTGAAATCCGGTGATTAAGAGCGGATTGAGGTTGGCTCTGGCCGCGTAGATGGCTGCCGTATACCCAGCAGGGCCGGATCCAACGATCACTAAGTTCTCGCTCGCGCCCATGGCTTATGCGTAATGAGTATGAGTTGAATCTAAACGGACCCTCTTGGCGATCGCTTTGTTTTTAATCCGTAGCGCTGTCAAATATGGACAAAAATATCTGCCGCAAAAACAAGGCTTAATGATTTATTTAGATTTCGACCGAATCTTCTGCCCCTTCTTCGAGGTCAAGGCCGTGTCGTTTTTCTGAAATTTGACCCACGCTCATCACGGATTCAGCGAAAAGTTCCGGACTTTCGCCGATACATGTGATCCATTCCCGGAATTCTTGGGTCAACGCGTAGCTGTCTTCATAGCGCTCAGCGCTGTCTAGAGCTTTGATTCTGGTTGTTGCCCAGCAGGTGGCAACACTGACTCGTCGTTCAAGTGCTGCGTCCATGACTGACTCCCAGATAGAGACCACATTGCCTGTTGGAGAGCCAACATCGTGTGTGATTTCGCACAACGTCGCATTTTTATTTCTACAGAGAAGTTTTCATTGATGCAAAAAATTGGGTAATTCCGGGGTTCTGAGTCGAATGACGGCACCGGCTCCATCGTTAACGGCTTCCAAAGGCAGGCTTGGACCTCTCCATGCGCTGGACTGCAGCGGTTCATCGGAATCCGCTTCCTGTGGTTGGGCTTGAATCCGATAAGGCTCTGAAAGTGACCAACTGCGGGCGTAGCTCATCAGCAACGGGTCTGCTGGAGCAAACACGTAGGACGGGTCTCTTGGCACCGTTTCAGTGGCTGCCCGCGTGCTGCACATCCGCACGGCGCGAGTGATGCCCTGCACAAAGCGACTTCGGGTCACGACAGTGGTGAGGTAGGCGACAACGCGCAACCTTGGAGCGTCGAATCCTTCGGCACACATGTCGATGCTCACAAGCCAGTCGGCACCACCCTCTTGAAAGCTGCTGAGTCGTTCAGCTGCCTCTGGATCCTGCGAGTGCACGAGATCGACCCGATCGCCCTGTTCCCTCAACAGGGAGCTGATCGATCGAGCGTGAGCAATGTCTTTGGCAATGACAAGACCGCCAGCGTTCGGGTGATGTTCACGCACCTGCTCCAGCTTCCGCCTGGCCCTGATCAAGAGTTGCTGCGCAATGCTGCTGCTATCGGAAAGATGGATTGCCCGGCGCAAATTGCGTGCTCTCCAACTTTCACGCACCTCTTCAGAGAGTGGCGACACATCGCGATCAAGCTTCCCTGCACGGCTGTGCTCCACCCAACCGTCTTGAAAGCGAAATTCCAGTGGTCGCACATCGCCCGCGGCAATGAGCTCTCGGGGTTCAACGCAGAGGTCAGGGCTGATTTGTTCCACCAGCTGACCGCCTTCTTGGATCCGGATCCGTCTCGCGGCACAAAAGGCGAGATTGTCGGCTCGAAACGGTGTGCCGGTGAGTCCCAGCCTCAGTCGAGCCTGACTGCTGAGTTCTAAAAAGGTGCGTCCCCAAACGGGACCATCTGGCTCGTCAGGGTCGACGCCAAGGTGATGCGCTTCGTCCGCAATCGCTAAAAGTTGATCACCAGCCCATGGCTCGAGCGCCCGTTTGAGCCCTTCGATCTGACTGGCTGCCCCTTGGTAGGTAACGAGCCAGCCATCGGCGTTTTGGATGGCTTGGCTCTGGATATGGGGGCTGGCTTCATTCCAGGGCTCGAGGCGTAGCCCTAGCCGTTCGGCTGATGTGCGCCATTGGCTGAGGATCGATGTGCGGTGACACATCACCAAAAAGCGCTGCAACTTCCCCTCTTGTTGCATGGCCTGGAATCCGAGCAGAGCACCCAAGGTCTTGCCCGCACCAGGTCCCGCATGAATCAGCACATCACGCCCATGGCTTGCTTCTGGCTCCAGTCGTCTGCGCAGCAGCTGGACGAGTTGCTGTTGCCACTGACGGGGTTGGATTTTGCCCCGCGGGACGTCTCCTGGGAGCTGAAACGAGGGACGTGCGATCGGTCAGCCGCGAAAGTTAGGTCTTTCTAACCATTCCATCCGTTGACGCCACCCTTAGCTTCCAGCCAACAGCTCTTGGGGTTTCCGGCCCTCTGCCGCTATGGCCAATAGCCGTCCTCGTTACCCATCCAATCCTGATCAGCGCCAACAGCTGGAGCATTGCTGGCCCCTGGAATGTGACATCGATCCCTTGATCCTGAGGCTGCGTTGGTTGCAGCACCAGAGGCAATGGCCCCTGGTGCAGGCGGTTGAGCAGGAGCTCCTTCCGCTGTTTTGACCGGGGTCGAGACCCTGAATTAAAGGGATTCGCTGTGGTTGCAGAGCAAGCGCTCTACTTCCATTAATCCTGCTTCTGCAGCGGTTTGGGCCCGTTGCTGATCGCCGCCGGCCGCACTGGTGAGCTGGGCGACGACTCGCTCCAACATGGCCGTTTTCTTGTCTTGGAGCATGGTCAGGATTTCGTCTTCGATCAGCTGTCGCACGGCGTTGCTGCGCAGGTGATCGTCTGAGGCTTCGTCAAAGGTTCCCTGGACGAGCTCCTGAATGAATAAACGGTGCACTTCGCTGCTGCGCAGGAAGCTTTCGGTGGCGTTGATCATTCCATCCACCAGGGTCCGATCCGGCTCGGCCTCTGTTTCGGACTGTTTGTTTTGCAATTTGAATTCCCAATCCAGGTGGCGTCGTTGCCAGCCCGCGGCGTGCAGGCTGGGCATCACTGATTGAGAAAAGGTGTCTACGGACATCTCGTAGATCCGTTCCGCGAGTCGCTCGCACCATTCCCGGCCGTGTTCGGCGAGAAGTTCTTCCATGGTGTGGCGATTGACGGCATGCCCGCCGTGATGGCTGTGGCAAACACCATCAGGACATTCGATTGCGGAGAGACCCATGCGCTTATAGACAGAATTCTCTAATTAGCCACAGCTGCTTCACTAAGTCAGCTTCTACAGAAAAGATGCGTTTCGGGAGCGACGACCTCGTAATCTCACCTGGGTGGCGGCACAACGAACTTGCCCAGACTCCTTATCCCGATTGAAAGCGCAGCGGCTGAAACCCGTGTAGCGGCTTCACCCGAGACCCTTAAAAAATTCATTGCCCTCGGCTGCTCCGTAGCCGTCGAGCGTGGTGCCGGAGTGTCCTCCGGTTTTCTAGATGAGACGTACGCCAGTGCTGGAGCCGATTTGGTTGCTCCAGGAGAGGCTCAAGCCTGGGGTCAGGCCGACGTTTTGCTTTGTGTGCAAAGCCCTAGTCCGGCATCGCTCGGTCGTTTGCGACGGGGTGCTCTGGTGGTGGGGATGTTGTCCCCCTATGGCAATTCCGAGCTATCGGAAGCGTTGAAGGGCTGTGGTCTTTCCGCCATGGCCCTTGAGCTTCTGCCTCGTATCAGTCGTGCCCAGTCTGCTGATGTGCTTTCGTCCCAGGCCAACATCGCTGGCTACAAGGCCGTGCTGCTTGGTGCTGCGGCCTTGGATCGTTATTTCCCGATGCTGATGACGGCAGCAGGCACTGTGCAACCCGCCAGGGTTGTGGTGCTGGGTGCTGGTGTGGCCGGTCTTCAGGCGGTTGCAACCGCGCGCCGTTTGGGCGCAGTTGTCTACGTGAGCGACATTCGCCCTGCTGTTAAAGAGCAGGTGGAGTCGCTCGGAGCCCGTTTCATCGATCCTCCGGAGATGGAGGACAAGCCAGCCGAGTCGGGCGGTTACGCCAAGCAAGCCTCCGATGCATTTCTGGCCGCGCAGCGACAACAGCTGTCCGACCAGCTCGCCCAGGCTGATGTGGCGATTTGTACAGCCCAAGTGCCAGGCAGGCGAGCCCCACGCTTGATCAGTGAGGACATGCTTGATCGCATGCGCCCCGGATCGGTGGTGGTGGACCTGGCCGTGGCACAAGGCGGAAACTGTGCCGATACCGTGCCGTCCCAAACCGTGAACCGCAAAGGCGTGAAGCTGATTGGTGCGAACGAACTCCCTTGCAGCGTCCCGAATCACGCCAGTTCGTTGTACGCCAGAAATCTTTTGGCCTTGCTGCAACCCACCCTTCAAGACGGCCAGCTCACGCTCGACATCGAAGACGAGCTCATCGCTGGTTGTCTGATCGCTCATGACGGCAGCATTCGCCGTGGCGATGTTCTTACCCCTGGAGCTAACTAAATGGATGCGAATTTCGTTGAATTTCTCTGGGTGCTGTTGTTAGGCAGCCTCTTAGGCCTTGAACTGATCGGCAAAGTCCCCCCCACATTGCATACGCCGCTGATGAGTGGTGCGAATGCGATTTCGGGCATCACGGTGCTGGCCGCACTCACGGCAATTATTAAGGCGGATGGCAATCAGGCACTGTTGGTGCTCGGTTCGATCTCGCTTGGATTTGCTCTGTTCAATGTGATTGGCGGATTCCTCGTCACCGATCGAATGCTGGCCATG contains the following coding sequences:
- a CDS encoding NAD(P)H-binding protein, which encodes MQVLVVGGTGTLGRQIAKQAIDAGHKVRCVVRSPRKAAFLQEWGCELTRGDLLEPASLDYALDGIDAVIDAATSRPTDPNSIYVTDWEGKLNLLRACEKADVKRFVFLSLLGASNHRNVPLMDIKHCTERLLEESDLDYTILQGAAFMQGVISQFAIPILESQTVWVSGSPTPIAYMNTQDMARFAVAAVDHPETIRCSYPVVGPKAWNTGEVIQLCELASSRSARVFRVPGALLNLMQGICSFFEPAVNVAERLAFAEVTGGGGSLDAPMEASYRAFGLELDQTTQMETYIREYYDTILKRLRDMEADLDKNAKKKLPF
- a CDS encoding methyltransferase domain-containing protein is translated as MSSCCGPTPSSLDPSSLDQTQAVEDRYGAAAAEQEACLCTPVAFDPSLLKPIPKDVVERDYGCGDPTRWVRFGDAVLDLGSGSGKNAFICAQVVGATGQVIGVDRNADMLALSRSAAPVVAERIGYANVGFLEGAIEALDATNAQGEPLVADSSIDVVLSNCVLNLVNPSARQQLLQNIRRVLRPAGRVAISDIVCDRPVPMALQQDAELWSGCISGAWLEEAFLEDFRALGFEQVQYAERSETPWRVVEGIEFRAVTLTGALPNG
- a CDS encoding pseudouridine synthase, which produces MLWSSQLTLLLHKPFGVLSQFTPEPQSRWGCLAEWVPIPNVYAAGRLDADSEGLLLLTDNGRLQQRLTDPRFGHWRQYWVQVEGCANDSQLDQLQQGVMIQGHLTRPAKARLLSDHEKQTIGDRNPPIRERRSIPTCWLCLELREGRNRQVRRMTAAVGLPTLRLIRHSIDLMDGDTTLSLKGLSPGMWREVTGAEEQRLQRLLSRSAAHR
- a CDS encoding Nif11-like leader peptide family natural product precursor, producing the protein MSESALIAFTSLVQSDSQLREQVRQAATPAHVVNLASEQGHVFNQATLMKMQAEKTKHLHDDHLNNASSWGEALLLCFGAHN
- the infA gene encoding translation initiation factor IF-1, with product MIETSGVIEKEQGNGFYLVTLEQPAGHQCLCRAAGKLTKFRIKLLAGDKVLVEISPYDLTRGRITYRERNAGAPGGRPGGNRPGGPRRR
- the trxB gene encoding thioredoxin-disulfide reductase; the encoded protein is MGASENLVIVGSGPAGYTAAIYAARANLNPLLITGFQRGGIPGGQLMTTTHVENFPGFPDGVLGPDLMDLMKAQAERWGTHLLEADADVIDLSQRPYRIQAEGKTIETQSIIIATGASANRLGLPNEDRFWSQGISACAICDGATPQFRKEELAVVGGGDSACEEAVYLTKYGSHVHLLVRSDRLRASAAMADRVEANPQITVHWNTEVVDVEGTDWMNGLRLRNRDSGKEETLAVRGMFYAIGHTPNTDLLKGQLDCDRSGYLVTQPGRPETSLEGVFAAGDVADAEWRQGITAAGSGCQAALAAERWLSHHDLATLVSREVVEPQKAKAPQAIEATTEATYDANAEWQKGSYALRKLYHDSNKPLLVIYSSPSCGPCHVLKPQLKRVLSELNGQAQGIEIDIEADQDIAEQAGVNGTPTVQLFFDKSLQQQWRGVKQRSEFKGAIEALLKGQSLKNP
- a CDS encoding DEAD/DEAH box helicase — translated: MQPRQWQQQLVQLLRRRLEPEASHGRDVLIHAGPGAGKTLGALLGFQAMQQEGKLQRFLVMCHRTSILSQWRTSAERLGLRLEPWNEASPHIQSQAIQNADGWLVTYQGAASQIEGLKRALEPWAGDQLLAIADEAHHLGVDPDEPDGPVWGRTFLELSSQARLRLGLTGTPFRADNLAFCAARRIRIQEGGQLVEQISPDLCVEPRELIAAGDVRPLEFRFQDGWVEHSRAGKLDRDVSPLSEEVRESWRARNLRRAIHLSDSSSIAQQLLIRARRKLEQVREHHPNAGGLVIAKDIAHARSISSLLREQGDRVDLVHSQDPEAAERLSSFQEGGADWLVSIDMCAEGFDAPRLRVVAYLTTVVTRSRFVQGITRAVRMCSTRAATETVPRDPSYVFAPADPLLMSYARSWSLSEPYRIQAQPQEADSDEPLQSSAWRGPSLPLEAVNDGAGAVIRLRTPELPNFLHQ
- a CDS encoding EF-1 guanine nucleotide exchange domain-containing protein translates to MGLSAIECPDGVCHSHHGGHAVNRHTMEELLAEHGREWCERLAERIYEMSVDTFSQSVMPSLHAAGWQRRHLDWEFKLQNKQSETEAEPDRTLVDGMINATESFLRSSEVHRLFIQELVQGTFDEASDDHLRSNAVRQLIEDEILTMLQDKKTAMLERVVAQLTSAAGGDQQRAQTAAEAGLMEVERLLCNHSESL
- a CDS encoding Re/Si-specific NAD(P)(+) transhydrogenase subunit alpha, which codes for MPRLLIPIESAAAETRVAASPETLKKFIALGCSVAVERGAGVSSGFLDETYASAGADLVAPGEAQAWGQADVLLCVQSPSPASLGRLRRGALVVGMLSPYGNSELSEALKGCGLSAMALELLPRISRAQSADVLSSQANIAGYKAVLLGAAALDRYFPMLMTAAGTVQPARVVVLGAGVAGLQAVATARRLGAVVYVSDIRPAVKEQVESLGARFIDPPEMEDKPAESGGYAKQASDAFLAAQRQQLSDQLAQADVAICTAQVPGRRAPRLISEDMLDRMRPGSVVVDLAVAQGGNCADTVPSQTVNRKGVKLIGANELPCSVPNHASSLYARNLLALLQPTLQDGQLTLDIEDELIAGCLIAHDGSIRRGDVLTPGAN
- a CDS encoding NAD(P) transhydrogenase subunit alpha, with amino-acid sequence MDANFVEFLWVLLLGSLLGLELIGKVPPTLHTPLMSGANAISGITVLAALTAIIKADGNQALLVLGSISLGFALFNVIGGFLVTDRMLAMFSRKPARKENR